In Pectobacterium actinidiae, the DNA window TCGCAAGCCTACCGTATCGTCAGGCCGTACCCGAAGGTTAACCACTCAGGAAGAACGACAGCTAACCAGATACTTCAAAGATAAAAATCCTGAATTATTGGCTATTTTTCAGATCGCATTGGAAACGGGAATGCGGCAAGGCGAAATTTTGTCGTTGAGATGGGAATATACCGATCTTCGCCTCGGCGTTGCCCATTTGCCTTTGACGAAAAATGGGACATCGCGAGACGTTCCATTATCATCAAAAGCACGGCAAATTCTGTGTGGTCTAGGTGAACGGCCACATCATGAGAATGGCTATATCTTTAGCTACACGTCGAGTGGCTTTAAAAGCGCATGGCGTGTGGCTTTGAAGGCTCTGGCTATCGACGATCTACATTTTCACGATCTCAGACATGAAGCAATCAGCCGATTCTTTGAACTGGGAACGTTAAATGTTATGGAAGTGGCGGCGATATCAGGTCATAAATCAATGAATATGTTGAAACGCTATACCCACCTTCGTGCAACACACCTCGTGAGCAAACTGGATGCACATAAGAAACAGGCTAAAAAACTAGCATCCATCTTTGTTCCTTACCCAGCGGATATTGATGTCGATGATACAACGGTTACATTGAAATTCTCCGATCTTGATAACCTGTCTGTGACGGCTTCAACGCATGATGATGCCCTGAAAATTGCCTCTGTGGAATTACTTCGATTTCAGGCTATAGCAGCGAAAAACGGTAAGAGACTTCCGCCACCCGGCGCTATCTCAGTCAATTCAGTTGATAGGGTTCTTATCAGCCCACTTTAGCAATGTAGATAACTTTTATATGACGATGTTGAGCTAAATATCGTCATTTTTTATGTCGGGATCTCGACTAATCAGACTGTCTATCCAGACGACGTGTTTTACATATCACACTGATAATCCGGTGTGTTTTAGTGATTGTTGTACATAACATATGAATGTTACGAGTCATTGAGTCGATAGCAAAACTTAATTTAGCACTTCAGAGCGAGGATGCCTGCTGATTCTGACTGATGTCACACCGGATTATCAGTATGGCAAATGAACGTATTACTGAATATAGCGCTAAACAGAAAGAAAATGCGGAACAACGTTGCAGTGTTGATGCTTTGGCCGAGGGCCAGAAGAAGGAGTCTCGTTCATCACTTTCTGATATCAGCAACGACCTCTTTGAGATCCCGAGCACAACTCCGAATTTTCGCACCGAACTGGCTGGTCAGCTTGCCGAACTGATTCCAGAGGCTGTTGCTGATGGTAAGCTGGATGTTGAAAAGCTCCGTGAGCTGCTGGCCGATGATGCGTCTGACAGTAATGAACGCTTTGGATTGTTCTGGCCGGGCAAAAAGCGCGCGCTACGTGCCGCACAAGCCCCGACTACCGCCACCCTAAAACCAGATTTCGTCAATTCTAAAGAATGGGACACGACGCAGAATGTGTTTATCGAGGGAGACAACCTTGAGGTACTGAAGATCCTGCAACGACACTATCACAACAAGGTCAAACTGATTTATATCGATCCTCCTTATAACAAAGGTAAAGATTTTGTTTATCCGGACAATTACAGAGAGGGGTTGGACAATTATCTGGAGTGGACGCGGCAGGTGAACGAGGAAGGTAAGAAAGTTTCCACCAACAGCGAGACCGAAGGGCGTTATCACTCCAACTGGCTGAACATGATGTATCCGCGCCTGAAATTAGCCCGTAATCTGCTTACCGATGATGGGGTGATTTTTATTTCGATTGATGATCATGAACAGGACAACCTGAGAAAATTATGTAATGAAGTCTTCGGTGAATCAAATTTGATTGCGGTTGTTCCAACCATTATGAATCTCAAAGGAAACCAAGACGCTTACGGATTCGCCGAAACTCACGACTATGTTCTCGTCTATGCGAAAAAGAAAGAAGAAAGTGTTTTAGGTAAATTCCCTCTTGACGAAGAGGCTATCGAGGAGGACTGGGAGGAGGATGAGCATGGACTATTTAAGCGTGCCGATACTCTTCGCCGTACTGGGCAGGATGCGAGTCGTGAGCGTAGGCCAAAAGGCTGGTTTCCTATCTTCATTGCACAAAATGAGGAGGTTTACGCTACGGATGATGATAAGCCAAATAAGTCGAGTGATGAAGTTGTCTGGCCAATCAACGATGATGGATTTGAATTATCGTGGACTTGGGGGAAGACAAAAATAAATTCAGAGAACTTTAATCTTGTGGTTGTTCGCCGTTCCGATGGGAGGCCAAATATTTACAAGAAACAGCGACCAGGAATTGGCGACGTTCCATCTAGTAAGCCGAAGTCAGTAATGTATAAACCGGAATACTCAACCAGTACGGCTACAACCCATCTTAAGACACTCTTCGACAAGAAGAAATTATTTGAAACGCCAAAGCCTATTCCGTTCATAAAAGATGTTGTAAAAATCGGATCTCCAAATGGCGGCATAGTGCTGGATTTCTTCGCTGGTAGTGCCACCACCGCCCACGCCGTAATGCAACTTAATGCTGAAGGCAACGGCAAGCGTCGTTTTATCATGGTGCAACTGCCGGAACCTACTCCGGAAGATTCCGAAGCACACAAGGCAGGCTTTGCCACTATCGCTGATATCTCGCGCAAGCGCATCGAACTAGCGGGCGAGAAAATAAAATCCGATGTTGCAGAAAGCCAAGTGGATACGGGCTTTCGCGCCTACAAACTGGCGGACACCAATTTTACCAAATGGCGTGTCACCAGCGATATCGAACCTGACAAGCTAACCCAGCATTTGCTCGACCTGCGTGGTAGTAGCGTTGATGATGCCAGTCCCGGTGACCTGCTTACTGAGCTGCTGTTAAAACTCGGCTATTCGTTGAACGAACATCTCAGTATGCAGACTATCGCCGGGCTGGACATCTATGCCATCGCTGGCGATACCGATAAGCCACGCCTGCTAGCCTACTTAAACGAGCGAACCAAACCCACACTGGAACAATTGCGGGAACTGGTGAATACCGAACCTACGCGCCTGATCATTCTGGAAGATGCCTTCCACGGCGACGACGAACTGAAAACTAATATTGCTCAATATGCTAGGAGCAAAGGTATTGAGCTGAGGACGGCGTGATGAACAGTCATTCTCAAAATACGGGCTTTCAATTTGATTCGCATCAGCAATATCAGCTTGATGCCATCAACGCTGTGGTGGATTTGTTCGATGGCCAACCAAAGGATGCCGACAAGATCGCGATTGCCTTGCGTGGCAGCGTTGCCAGCCGTGAAGGTGAGCTGGATTTAGGCATCGAGCAGGTAATTGGTGCTATCGGCAATAATCTGGTGCTGGATGAAGACACTATTCTTGCTAATTTACAAACGGTACAGGATCGCAACGGGTTGGAGGTCAGCGGAAAGCTGGTTGATGGCAAACTGGATTTCGACATCGAAATGGAGACCGGTACGGGCAAAACTTACGTTTATCTGCGTACCGTTTTCGAACTGGCAAAGAAATATGGCTTTACCAAATTTATCATTCTGGTTCCCAGCGTCGCCATTCGTGAAGGCGTGAACACCAGTATTCGCCTGATGTGCGAGCACTTCCGTAGCCTCTATCCGGCGCAGCCTTTCGATGCGAATGTCTACAGAGGCGACAAGGCCGAGGAAGTACAGGCTTTTGCTACTGCAACCAACGTGCAAATACTGGTGATGACGATTGATGCGATACGTAGTGACAAGAATAAAAATGAAAAAAAGAATGCGCGCATCATTCACAGACCGTACGACAAGCTTAATGGCTTGCGTCCGTTGGATTACCTGAAAGGCACGCATCCTGTTGTGATCATGGATGAACCACAAAATATGGAATCACTGCTATCGCAGTCTGCTGTGGGTGATTTTGATCCTGTATTCACACTACGCTACTCAGCTACGCATAAGCAGCGGCGAAACCTGGTCTATCGGCTCGATCCGGTTGACGCGCACGATCTCGGTTTGGTGAAACAGATCGTCGTGGCTGAAGTCGCACAGCACGGTGCGGATGTGGCTCCTTACGTCAAGTTGCTCGAAGTGAAAGACACGAAAGCCGCGAAGCTTGAACTGGCTTGCCGCAAGGCCGATGGCTCTATCGCGCGTCGTAGCAAAAAGGTCAAACCGCATCAGGAATTGTCAGACGTCACTGGAAATCCTGCTTATGCAGGCTGGCGTATTAATGCGTTGAGCATCGCCGCTTTCGGTGAACCAGCCAGTATTGAACTGACGCCGAACGGAAACCTGCTGCATGAAGGCGAATCCCTCGGGGGCGCAACGGGCGCGATTTACAAGGAGATGATTCGGGAAACCGTGCGTGAGCATTTGCGCAAGGAAGCCATGTTGCACCCGAAGGGGATTAAAGTATTGAGTCTGTTTTTCGTAGACAAAGTGGCGAGTTTCCTCGGCGACGGGGTCAATAACGAAGACGCAAACGGCGAGTTTACCAAGTGGTTCGATGAGGTGTTCAGAGAAGAGCGTAGCAAGTCTGACGTCTACCAAAAATTACTGCCGCAGGATCCTGGCGAGTTACGGCGGGCGTATTTTTCCCAATTGAAAATGCGTGGTGGCACGACCTTTGTGGATTCATCTGGTACGACGGTCAAAGATGATGACGCTTACAAACTCATCATGCAAGATAAGCAGCGCTTGCTGGATGGTGATGAGCCTGTGCGCTTCATCTTTAGCCATTCCGCACTGCGCGAGGGTTGGGACAATCCCAACGTGTTTCAGATTTGTACGCTGCGTGAAATGGGCGCGGACACGGAACGTCGGCAAACGTTGGGACGTGGTCTGCGCCTGCCGGTTGCGAAAACAGTAAAAGGCTATGAGCGTGTTTCCGATCGTAGCGTTGCACAACTCACGGTAGTTGCTAACGAGTCTTATGCTGCGTTCGCTCAGAACCTGCAAGCTGAATACCGGGAGGCGGGGGTAGCCATCGGACAGGTACGCCCTAATGAATTTGCCAAGTTGATGAAACGGGATCCTCATGGTGCGATGACCGATGACATGCTGGGGTTCAAGATGTCTTCTGCCATATTCAAGCATCTGGAAAACGCAGGATTCATCAAGGATGGTAAGACAACTTCCATGTTTCTGCCGGATGCAGCAGGGTTCTCACTACATTTGCCTGCTGAGTTCAGGCCCTACGAAACAGATATTATCCACTGCATCCTGAATGCGGGTATTGAGAAATATGTGAAGCCTGTAAGTGCGCGGGCAAAACGGAAATTCAACAAAGAGCTCTACGCCTCGCCGGATTTTGAGAGGCTTTGGAGCGCTATCAGCCAGAAAACCACTTATCGGGTGACAGTTAAACACCCTATGCTGGTTGAGACGTGCATAAAGGCGATCAAGGCTGAACCGAAAATCCAGCCGTTACGTATTGATGTCACTCGTGCTGGTGTCAGGGTGCTACGTGGCGGCACGCAAGGGCTAGAACTAGGGGCACGAACTGTCGATCTCAAAGGCAGTTATGACCTGCCGGACATTATCGGTGAGTTGCAGCAAGGTACGTCTCTTACACGCAAGACGCTGGTGGATATTCTCATTGGTAGCGGAAGATTGGATGAGTTCATTGCCAATCCGAACGACTTCATGGCGATGGTACGCCGTTGCGTAGAGGGTGAACTACAGCGCGTCATTGTTGAAGGCGTTCAGTATGAAAAGATCGGCGGTTCCATCTATGAACTCCGCGAGTTGCAAGCCGATGGCCTTGCCGAAAAGGATTTCTTCAAAGAGCATTTGTACCGCGTCGAACATCCTGAGAAAACCGATTTTGATTACGTCGTGTTTGATGGCGGGCCGGACAGCCCGGAGCGAAAGTTCGCTGAGTTTCTCGATCACCGCGAGGATATCAGGCTGTTTATGAAGCTTCCGCCAAGATTCCAGATCGACACGCCGGTTGGCCCTTATAACCCCGACTGGGCTATCATCAAATCCGAAGAAGGTGAGGATCGAATCTACATGGTGCGTGAAACCAAGAGCACGATGGATGAACAAAAAAGGAGACCCTCCGAAAATGCCAAAATCAAGTCTGCCGAGGCACACTTCAGAGAAATTGGCATCGAGTATGCGGTTTCAGTACCTGAACAGTGGAATATCTGAGTGTCTGCTGTAGCGGTATAGCGGTATGGGTCTGTGAGGAATAGGCTGGATAATCAGTGTGGTAAACCTGCTTCTTTGACGGCAGGTTTACCAGATTTCTGTATCAGGAGGCTATATGAGATACGGCCTCACGAATTATTGACCAGTCTTTATTTTCAACCCAGACAAAGAGGCATCGACCCTCACTGCGTCTGGCCCACAGTTCTCCGATTCGTTTCTTTTCTCGGCTATCTCGGGTATCACTGATATGCGATCCTTTATACTCAACAGCAACGAGTGGGCCATTGCTCATTTGTATCAAAAAGTCAGGATAGAATCGGTCTGAGGCCGTTTGCAACCAGAAAGAGGTTGGTTTTTTCTCCACATTACGTAACCACCAATCGACACCCTCGAGCCTGTTGGCAATAAATTCGGCACATTCAAATTCTTCTCCAACATCTTTCAGATTACCGATAACGGGATAGAAATGACGTTTGAGATGAATAAACCCTGCATAACGAAAATCGTAAGCATATCGCCCAGGCTCCAACGACACGGCATGTTCGTCTAGCACTGCGAATTGTGATTCGTCATCAAACAAGTCGTTGAAGATGCGTTGCTTGGCGAGCACTAGCCCTGCTGCCATTTTTCGTTCCAACGCACCGCGCAAACGAAACTTTCGGTAGGCCAATTCGTCCAGAGAGAACTCTCTTTTTTCCAACAAATAATCAACCACTACATTGATCCATGCGACCTTTTTGTCCCGTTCGGAATAAGGGAAAGGTAGATTGCGGTCCAGCCAATAGATCAGATCAGTAGCTTCCCAGCCATGTTCTTTACCGAATAATGCCAGTTGATTATCTAATCGTTCATAAACACTACATTCGATTTTCTCTAATTGAGAAATATTTAATGCAGCGCGATACATGGTTTCTACATCATGGGTAAATTCGCTATCAGAAAGCACTGGGTCAAAATCCTCTATTTCCCAGTCAGCATCTAAAAGTGGAGTTTCATCAAACACATCAAAGAACCCAGATTGCCGGTATGTGAGTAAAGGTATATGCGCAGTATGTCCCCGATCTGCGGGTGTTATTTCCTTTTGTAGTGACGCATTTTGTCTGGATGACGCCATTTCAAGCCGGTTGAGAACGTCTTTAGCAATTTCTGGATGCTTGAATGTGTCGGCCAATTGTTGGATCTGTTTATTATTAGCGCCACCTTTTAATGTCAGAGTACCGCTCTCTGGTGAGATCTCTAGCTTGTCACGAAGTGATTTCGGTAATGTTTCCAAAGCGCTTTCATCTGGAAGGACGAGACTATTATCGGATTCGGGTAAAGGAATAACCAAATCGCCTTGGGGCGCGAAGAGATCTCCTGTTGATGGCGGTTCTCCATGGGTTTGAATCAAACTTTGTGTTTCGAGCCGTTCAAAACCACTTTGAACTAATCCATCACGCAATCCCTGAACTGTTGCCGCAAATTCTGATGATACGACGTAGGCATAACAACGATTAAGTGCCTCATGTAATTTTCTTTTAACATGCGGCATACGTAATATTCGGCCGAGGATTTGTTCTACCGCCGTAGCGGAAGTAGTATTGCGGAAAGAGAATAGCACATACGCAAAAGGGCAATCCCATCCTTCACGTAGTTTATCGACAGTAATGATGAACTGAGGATAGTCAGGATCCCCCGGTTTTTTACCCGATAATTCATCTTGAGCTCCTGTCGCTACAGCGATGGTATCAGCGGGTATGTTGAAATCATTAATCAGATGTTGTTTAACGCGCTCCGGCGTAAATGTCTCTTGCTCTTTTGCTTGGCGCTCGGCTTGTATCAACATCACAACAGGTTTGATTACTTCACCGGTTTGCTGGAATTCCTGAGCAGCCTCTTCTTCCAACTGCCGTAGTCGGCTAATAGCTTCTGCCATAGACCGCTGCCATTCTGGATGAACAGTGAGCTCCAAAGGTAACTTCAGCATATCTTCCGCTTGCAAGGTTGCAGCGGAGACACTCTTGAGGACATTGGATGGTTGATTCGCACGGTCAGGGGTTGCGGTCAACTCAAGTATGCACGCGGGGTTAAAGCGGACAAGAGTGTCGACAGCCAAGGGTGTTCCCTGATTATGCGCTTCATCAACAATAACAAAAGGGTGGCGTAGCCGGATGACATCCATGAGTGAATGTTCCCCCTTTTGTTCTGACGAAGTACCAGAGAAATGCGGCATTAGGCTGCCGTTTTGACGATAGACTCTCAAACCATCGTCAGTATCTCGCTTAAAACTCTGCATCGTGGCGACGATAATTGTGTTTCCGGTATTTAACGTGGCTGGTTGTATATATAAAGCTTCTTGAATATCCAACACATGTACTGAACCGAACAGATCACGCATATCTTGGTATAGTAGTTCCCCGGGCGTTTTCAGTGAGTGGAGTGTTTGTTCACGAATGGGATCTGATGGAACCAGCCATAAGATTAGGGCGTGCTCTATACCAAGAAAATATTCGTTAACGCGTTTTATCGACTGACCGGCGATACGGGTTTTCCCGCCACCGGTTGGAACCCGTAAACAAATATAAGGTATCGCTTCTGCGCCAGGTAAGGGGGAATAAGGCAGTGCTCGGCCGAAACCTTTGAGTGTTGATTCGCGAAAAGCCTCTGCTGGATCTTGCAATTCTCTACAGCGGGAAAGATACGAAGAGAAATCATCAAGAAGTTGTTCCTGATATGATTTCAGACTGTTCAGAGCCATGTTTTCACCGCCAGTTCATAAGGAAGTTGATGGAAGGTAATGCCTAACTGATTGAGTTTCTTCTTATCAAACCGGGAGCGAGCGGCATATACGACTCGCGTACCGGAAAAATGTGGTGGGGTGATTTCATCAAGAAACTTCAGGGAACGATGATTAAGAACATTACCGCCAATATCTGAGCGATCTTTCAATATGCCGTTGTACAGAAGAAACACGGCTTTTTCCTGATGTACACCGAGGAATGGTGTGGCTGGCTGTTCCTTGGCTAAAGGTGATACTGTTAAGCCTGAGCCGGTTTCCATAAACCAGATAAATTCACGTAGTTGATTGAATGTCACATCATGGCGAATAGGACCATTCGGTAGAAATAAAGGCTCCTTGGAAAGACGAAAATATTGAAAACCGCTGCCTAGTCCAGCTACCGAGTTGCGTTTCTTTCCAGTTAAGGGTACGTAACCGTCAATAGCTTTACGAATGCGCTCGCGTGTTTTATTTATCGCAACATTATTATCCATTTCTATAAGAATGAAATTTATTGGTTTTTTGTTTCCTTGGTTTAATTGAAGTACAGCGTGGGCGGTTGTTCCTGAACCAGCGAAACTATCAAGAACTACATCTCCCGGTTGAGAAACCATTCCTATTAAATCAGCAACTACGGCTGAATCTTTTGGAAAAGGGAATGCTCCTGGACCGAGTATTTTTTCAACTTCAAGAGTTGCACCTCGACCATCTTTGTAAAAAACACTAAGCATCGGCTCTTCATCGATTTCGGACAAATAACTTTTACGATTAGGTATTGTTGTATGGTCTTTACCGAAATGAATACGTGGCGGAGAATCGGCCAATGCAGCTTTGGTTTTATTCTCTTCCCAACGCCAACCAGTTGAAGGTATAGCACAAGGTTGTTGAGTGATTGGATGAATAATAGGATAACGAGGTCTATTTTCTCGCCCATCATCAGGGCCGTGAAAGTTATCAGGGAAATATAATCCCCTCTCATCTGACCAGTTATAATGTTTATGAGCCTTACGAGGATCATCTTTTGATAATGAACGATACCACGACATCATATCATTTCTTATTTTTATATGATCATTTAAGTGTTTTTTTCTTAAATTATTATAATGCTCTAATACTTCATCAACCCCCGGCTTTTTTCTACGCCAGCGAGTTTTTTGTTTTTTCAAGAAGTCTTTGTTTTTAGAAAATGCGACTATATATTCGTGAGTTACTGCAACAAGTTTCGCATCTCCTTTTTTCCCTTTTCCCCAGACTATGGTTGCTATTTCATTAGGTGCACCAAATATTTCTCTCATCAGAGATTGAAGATTTCCTATTTCATTATCATCAATAGATACAAAAATAACACCATCATCACGAAGAAATTGTTTTAACAATACTAACCTAGGATACATCATGGATAGCCAGCGGTCATGACGATCTAAAGTTTCACCTTCTTTACCGACAACCTCCCCTAGCCATTTTCTAATTTCAGGGCTATTGACGTTATCGTTGTATACCCAACCTTCATTTCCAGTATTATAAGGTGGGTCGATATAAATACATTTAACTTGGCCTGCATAACGTGGTAATAATGCTTTCAGTGCCTGTAAGTTATCACCTTGAACAATAATATTCCCACTATCGTCTTGTCCATGAGATAAATCAGCATCATGTTCAAGCAAACGAAAGGGAACATCTTTGTGATGCTTAATAACGGCTTCTTTGCCGATCCAATTTAACGTTGGCATTAGTCAGGATCCTGTCCAGTTTTATTATGCTGAGGGCAGGAGTCAGGTCGTGTAATACCGGTCAGCGGATATTCAATCCGGTGCGTTTTTTAGGTAAAAAATAATTTTTAAGCCATTGTATTTAAATGACATTTAATCAATGTGGTTGAATACCCTCGAGAAGTGTTAAAATCATACTGTTTATCATATAGCTGGCTGAGGGGCTGGCTGGAAGTGGAATGACGTCACGCACCGGATTGAATAGAAAGTTGTTTTTTATCCACATATCCATGAGTAAATATCTTGATAAGGCTGTGTCCATCAAAAGCGCGGAGTAATGGTGTTAGCTCATAGCCAAGTTATTAAATTTAATAGAGTTTCTGGAGTACTAGTAATGTTCAGTCGAGAGGCGCTAAACGTAAAATTCAATGCGAATACTCCGAACCCCTCTCAAATCCCCCAAAACATAAGATTGATAGCATCCTTGATCTCATCCGCGTAGTCGCCAAGATCCGCAATCACTTCACCAATCACCTCAACAGGAACACTCGACAGCTCTGTGGTCATCAGCCGATAATCTTCGCCGTCGATGCCGATCAGAGGGAACAGCGTTTTATTCACTTTCTCAGACAGGTGATGTGATTCGATAAGCGGAATGACCATACGCCGCTTGGGTGTCTCGACAATATCGCTTTGTACATCGACAAACATTTTGTAGTGACTGGCGCGTTTGTATTGATAAACAATGAATTGCATGATCACCAATTCCTGTTTTCATCTGCAAAGGAGCCATTCTGCGCGATAAATCGGGCGACTTCTTCCATCCCTTCGCGGTTTTCCTTCTTCCACTCTTCAGCCTTGATACGGCGGGCTTCTTTGCCAATGGCGTCATTCACCAGCCCGGAAATATTGACTCCGGCGGCACTCAGAACCTGATAATTGTCTTTGTCCACGGTAACGCTGACGCGGTGTTTCATGATAGTGATCCTCTTTTATGCACACTCTAAGTATATACTTCGCATGGTTGTTCAGCAATTAGCCAAGATTCAAATCCAAACCCCTCAACTCATCAAATGTATAAACCCGAAAAACATTGCGGTGCTTCGCTTCCAACGGGATACGCTGATGGCTGACGATGGCGTATTTCACGCTATTGAATATCCGTTCAATAGCTCGCTTTATCTGCGGATCGGGCACGATATAGAAGACGTACATCCAACGTTTTTGAGTACGAGTTATCAAATGTTGGGTGATTATCGCCTGATAACGGGCTTTGGTTTTTAGATGGCGCTCAGTCTCAACGGCGATGACGGTTCCGTCTGGTAACGTTATCACCCCAGCCGGGCGATGATATACCTCATAGCGGCTGAGGAATGTTGAATCAGCGCCGCTGATCCACCCATAAGCGCCTTTCTTCTCAAGAAGGAGCCGCGCTAGCTGACGATCAAGGCGCTGTATCAGTGTCCAGCCAGTGACTTTCGAGGGCTCAAACCGTGCAGGAAAACCATCCTCATGGGGTGTGGCAACAACGGCTAATCCGCCATTGGTGATCCCCCACAGAGAGATTTTCACCATTCTGGTGTTTATTTCATGCTTTTGGATCAATCCCATGTCGATGGCTTTTGCCAGCAGCAGATAAAGCGGCTTGTGATTTTTATAATCAAAAAGCTGCATCAGGGTTTTAAAATCGCTGTAGGTTTCTTCTTTCAGAAAGGTGAGCAGACATCGCATTTTTTCGTGACTACGCGCCCGGCGTTCACGGTAATCGTAAATAAGCATGCATCCTCCTTCACATTTTATTTGGCTGGTTCTCTCTTTTGGCTTTATCGCCTCATTGCATGGGCGCATACCTTCGCCCACTGGCATGAGTCGACGTCATGAGGCGATCTCGTGGGGATAAAGAGGTGGCAGCTTTGCAGCCATGCGCCGGAAAACACATTTTCCGGCACAGAATGGCGTGCGCCAGTTCATGCGGGCTGGACGCCCTTATTGCCTGTCGCATGGGGATAATGTCGCGGCTGGACGCCACGCCAAAACCCCCAACGTCAACGGCGGCACACCGTCGCGCGCTACGCGCGACTACCCCCTTTGAGACGCCGTTTTTAGCCCACTTTTTCTTTTGCCCGTTCCGGTCAGCGAAAAAATGGGAAAACGCCTTCAAAGTGGGTAGTCGCGCCTCGCTACCGGCTGGTGGCCGGAGACTTAGCCGCGACGGTGTGCGGGGCTGAAGCCCCCCAAATAAACCGACGCGTGGGCGCGTCTTTTTGCTCGCTGGGGCGGCAAAATTTATTCGGCTCCCCCCGGCCTGCTCGGTTTCCCTTGGGGGAAACGCTCACGGGTGGGTTCGGGCGACGCAAATTAGCAATTTCTGTGAAATTGAATTTACTCGCCTCACGCCACGGATGAATGCCCGCGAGGCGCAGGCATTCATCCGCCTAACCCCGTCGCGTCCTGCGTCGTGGCTGAATGGCCTGTTGAGCGCGGTCAGCGTTGCGAAAATAAAACGTGTTGGCATGTCTTCTCCCCACAGGAATCAGCCAGTAGAGGAGACTATCGGGAAAGGGGGAGGATGACTGCGAACAACTCAATATCTGACGGGAAGAATTATGGTTATTCAGCGTCGGAAGCAAAAAAGCTCTGACCTAACGGCAGAGCTTTAATCAGGCTGGTGATGTTCAGATGGCTATCTGGCGGTGAGTGAATGTGCGCGTTTGTGCATCGTGGTAAGGGCAGGGATAAGTAGACTGATTGCGGTTAACCCGTGTCCCAACTGGCATAAGCTTTCTGGTGTCGATTCGCACACGTCATTATCGGCAAAGGTAATCAGCGCATCGCCAATGAAATTCAGGCAATGGCAAAGCCCGGCCTGTGTTTCGGCGCAATACTCAGTGACCAGAGAGAGTTCGTCATTGTCCATGTTTGAAAAATCCAGATGAGCCA includes these proteins:
- a CDS encoding site-specific DNA-methyltransferase: MANERITEYSAKQKENAEQRCSVDALAEGQKKESRSSLSDISNDLFEIPSTTPNFRTELAGQLAELIPEAVADGKLDVEKLRELLADDASDSNERFGLFWPGKKRALRAAQAPTTATLKPDFVNSKEWDTTQNVFIEGDNLEVLKILQRHYHNKVKLIYIDPPYNKGKDFVYPDNYREGLDNYLEWTRQVNEEGKKVSTNSETEGRYHSNWLNMMYPRLKLARNLLTDDGVIFISIDDHEQDNLRKLCNEVFGESNLIAVVPTIMNLKGNQDAYGFAETHDYVLVYAKKKEESVLGKFPLDEEAIEEDWEEDEHGLFKRADTLRRTGQDASRERRPKGWFPIFIAQNEEVYATDDDKPNKSSDEVVWPINDDGFELSWTWGKTKINSENFNLVVVRRSDGRPNIYKKQRPGIGDVPSSKPKSVMYKPEYSTSTATTHLKTLFDKKKLFETPKPIPFIKDVVKIGSPNGGIVLDFFAGSATTAHAVMQLNAEGNGKRRFIMVQLPEPTPEDSEAHKAGFATIADISRKRIELAGEKIKSDVAESQVDTGFRAYKLADTNFTKWRVTSDIEPDKLTQHLLDLRGSSVDDASPGDLLTELLLKLGYSLNEHLSMQTIAGLDIYAIAGDTDKPRLLAYLNERTKPTLEQLRELVNTEPTRLIILEDAFHGDDELKTNIAQYARSKGIELRTA
- a CDS encoding site-specific integrase, with product MKKRIKKILLSKALDKYFSTVSRHKRGQLQEFYRINVIKRSRLANRNMDEISSIDIAEYRDNRLSEFNARTQKPISANTVRLELALLSALYNLAKVEWGTCSINPVENVRKPTVSSGRTRRLTTQEERQLTRYFKDKNPELLAIFQIALETGMRQGEILSLRWEYTDLRLGVAHLPLTKNGTSRDVPLSSKARQILCGLGERPHHENGYIFSYTSSGFKSAWRVALKALAIDDLHFHDLRHEAISRFFELGTLNVMEVAAISGHKSMNMLKRYTHLRATHLVSKLDAHKKQAKKLASIFVPYPADIDVDDTTVTLKFSDLDNLSVTASTHDDALKIASVELLRFQAIAAKNGKRLPPPGAISVNSVDRVLISPL
- a CDS encoding DEAD/DEAH box helicase family protein; the protein is MNSHSQNTGFQFDSHQQYQLDAINAVVDLFDGQPKDADKIAIALRGSVASREGELDLGIEQVIGAIGNNLVLDEDTILANLQTVQDRNGLEVSGKLVDGKLDFDIEMETGTGKTYVYLRTVFELAKKYGFTKFIILVPSVAIREGVNTSIRLMCEHFRSLYPAQPFDANVYRGDKAEEVQAFATATNVQILVMTIDAIRSDKNKNEKKNARIIHRPYDKLNGLRPLDYLKGTHPVVIMDEPQNMESLLSQSAVGDFDPVFTLRYSATHKQRRNLVYRLDPVDAHDLGLVKQIVVAEVAQHGADVAPYVKLLEVKDTKAAKLELACRKADGSIARRSKKVKPHQELSDVTGNPAYAGWRINALSIAAFGEPASIELTPNGNLLHEGESLGGATGAIYKEMIRETVREHLRKEAMLHPKGIKVLSLFFVDKVASFLGDGVNNEDANGEFTKWFDEVFREERSKSDVYQKLLPQDPGELRRAYFSQLKMRGGTTFVDSSGTTVKDDDAYKLIMQDKQRLLDGDEPVRFIFSHSALREGWDNPNVFQICTLREMGADTERRQTLGRGLRLPVAKTVKGYERVSDRSVAQLTVVANESYAAFAQNLQAEYREAGVAIGQVRPNEFAKLMKRDPHGAMTDDMLGFKMSSAIFKHLENAGFIKDGKTTSMFLPDAAGFSLHLPAEFRPYETDIIHCILNAGIEKYVKPVSARAKRKFNKELYASPDFERLWSAISQKTTYRVTVKHPMLVETCIKAIKAEPKIQPLRIDVTRAGVRVLRGGTQGLELGARTVDLKGSYDLPDIIGELQQGTSLTRKTLVDILIGSGRLDEFIANPNDFMAMVRRCVEGELQRVIVEGVQYEKIGGSIYELRELQADGLAEKDFFKEHLYRVEHPEKTDFDYVVFDGGPDSPERKFAEFLDHREDIRLFMKLPPRFQIDTPVGPYNPDWAIIKSEEGEDRIYMVRETKSTMDEQKRRPSENAKIKSAEAHFREIGIEYAVSVPEQWNI